A part of Azospirillum thermophilum genomic DNA contains:
- a CDS encoding ATP-binding cassette domain-containing protein: MCIAGPNRSGKSVLARVLAGVALPSAGTVRLGGLAVASLSPNSPDCGIGYLPQTVDLLPGTVAENIARFGEATREQVEEAARSVGIHEWIESLPGGYETEVADPLFPMTGASARLIGLARAAFGKPPLLILDEPASGLDEMGLKAVRDFVAAAKERGATTIVLTHTPAFVDMADRTFVLKNGMAVELQRPEQQAQQASPNWSRLRGIGPAPVVAPAAGAAG; this comes from the coding sequence ATCTGCATCGCCGGCCCCAACCGCTCCGGCAAGTCGGTCCTGGCCCGCGTGCTGGCCGGCGTGGCGCTGCCCTCCGCCGGCACGGTCCGGCTGGGCGGTCTGGCCGTCGCCTCGCTGAGCCCGAATTCGCCCGATTGCGGCATCGGCTACCTGCCGCAGACCGTCGACCTGCTGCCCGGCACCGTCGCCGAGAACATCGCCCGCTTCGGCGAGGCCACCCGCGAGCAGGTCGAGGAGGCCGCCCGCAGCGTCGGCATCCACGAGTGGATCGAGAGCCTGCCCGGCGGCTACGAGACCGAGGTCGCCGACCCGCTGTTCCCGATGACCGGGGCGTCGGCCCGCCTGATCGGCCTCGCCCGCGCCGCCTTCGGCAAGCCGCCGCTGCTGATCCTGGACGAGCCGGCCTCCGGCCTGGACGAGATGGGGCTGAAGGCCGTGCGCGACTTCGTCGCCGCCGCCAAGGAGCGCGGGGCCACCACCATCGTCCTGACCCACACCCCGGCCTTCGTCGACATGGCCGACCGGACCTTCGTGCTGAAGAACGGCATGGCGGTCGAACTGCAGCGCCCCGAGCAGCAGGCGCAGCAGGCCTCCCCCAACTGGTCGCGCCTGCGCGGCATCGGCCCGGCGCCCGTCGTGGCCCCGGCGGCGGGGGCGGCCGGCTGA
- a CDS encoding autotransporter domain-containing protein — MRPLRSALRATTTAATTLLIAAALAGAGATAGAADFSNTIFFGDSLTDSGSFSRLLPAGGKFTTNPGPVWAEVVAGAFGKAAGPAVAGGTDYAVGGARVSQLPGNPASPPTATATPLRSQIGAYLASTGGRADPNALYTVWGGANDIFVALGNTATAQAAVTQAAADLVGEVARLRAAGARYIVVPTVPDIGITPFGRAQGAAASAQITQVVSGYNQLVFSGLAGAGIPVIPVDTFSLIQAAVANPAAFGFGNAVGTACLTSSSLLCTSASLVTPNAAQSYLFADGVHPTTGGHRAIADYVLNALSAPTNIAMLAESPVRTRDRLIATLQAQATSSMWARKPGEAGAWIVGGAGRLTFDQGNDYAGTRGTPLNVSVGVDKRFGETLLVGAAGTISYYRGSFSGGGDYKQREYVLSGYGLYRIGGAFVSGVGSIGMTDYDTRRGVTINGTDHSTGGSTEGMSASLAAEAGYDFTTGGLTHGPVLGLRYQHVEVNGFAEDSPLFGFAFRDQRRESLVGSIGYQVSYDAGAFLPFAKAALNREFKDDDRSVTAASRTVSSLAYAMPVAKPDRTYVTAAAGASFRLATAITGTLGVNARFGEEHVRDYGAFLGLGMSF, encoded by the coding sequence ATGCGTCCGCTTCGTTCCGCGCTCCGCGCCACCACCACCGCCGCCACCACCCTGCTGATCGCCGCCGCCCTTGCCGGCGCGGGCGCGACGGCCGGGGCGGCCGACTTCTCGAACACCATCTTCTTCGGCGACAGCCTGACCGACAGCGGCAGCTTCAGCCGCCTGCTGCCGGCGGGCGGCAAGTTCACCACCAATCCCGGCCCGGTCTGGGCGGAGGTGGTGGCCGGCGCCTTCGGCAAGGCCGCGGGACCGGCGGTGGCCGGCGGCACCGATTACGCCGTCGGCGGCGCGCGCGTCTCGCAGCTTCCCGGCAACCCGGCAAGCCCGCCGACCGCCACGGCGACTCCGCTGCGCAGCCAGATCGGCGCCTATCTCGCCTCGACCGGCGGGCGGGCCGATCCGAATGCGCTCTACACCGTGTGGGGCGGCGCCAACGATATCTTCGTCGCGCTGGGCAACACGGCGACCGCCCAGGCGGCCGTCACCCAGGCGGCGGCCGACCTGGTGGGCGAGGTGGCGCGGCTGCGCGCCGCCGGGGCCCGCTACATCGTCGTGCCGACGGTGCCCGACATCGGCATCACGCCGTTCGGCCGCGCCCAGGGGGCGGCGGCCTCGGCGCAGATCACCCAGGTCGTCAGCGGCTACAACCAGCTCGTCTTCAGCGGGCTGGCGGGAGCCGGCATCCCCGTCATCCCGGTCGACACCTTCTCGCTGATCCAGGCGGCGGTGGCCAATCCGGCGGCCTTCGGCTTCGGCAACGCGGTGGGCACCGCCTGCCTCACCAGCAGTTCGCTGCTCTGCACCTCCGCCTCCCTGGTGACGCCCAACGCGGCGCAGAGCTACCTGTTCGCCGACGGCGTCCACCCGACCACGGGCGGGCACCGCGCCATCGCCGACTATGTGCTGAACGCGCTGAGCGCGCCGACCAACATCGCCATGCTGGCGGAATCGCCGGTGCGCACCCGCGACCGGCTGATCGCCACCCTGCAGGCCCAGGCGACCTCCAGCATGTGGGCGCGCAAGCCGGGCGAGGCGGGGGCCTGGATCGTCGGAGGTGCCGGCCGCCTGACCTTCGACCAGGGCAACGACTATGCCGGCACCCGCGGCACGCCGCTGAACGTCAGCGTCGGCGTCGACAAGCGGTTCGGCGAGACCCTGCTGGTCGGTGCGGCGGGCACCATCTCCTACTACCGGGGCAGCTTCTCCGGCGGCGGCGACTACAAGCAGCGGGAATATGTGCTGAGCGGCTACGGTCTCTACCGCATCGGCGGGGCCTTCGTCAGCGGCGTCGGCTCGATCGGCATGACCGACTACGACACCCGGCGCGGCGTCACCATCAACGGCACCGACCATTCGACCGGCGGCAGCACCGAAGGCATGAGCGCCTCGCTCGCCGCCGAGGCGGGCTACGACTTCACCACCGGCGGCCTGACCCACGGCCCGGTGCTGGGGCTGCGCTACCAGCATGTGGAGGTCAACGGCTTCGCCGAGGACAGCCCGCTGTTCGGCTTCGCCTTCCGCGACCAGCGGCGGGAATCGCTGGTCGGCAGCATCGGCTATCAGGTCTCCTACGACGCCGGGGCCTTCCTGCCCTTCGCCAAGGCGGCGCTGAACCGCGAGTTCAAGGACGACGACCGCAGCGTCACCGCCGCCAGCCGGACCGTGTCGTCGCTGGCCTATGCGATGCCGGTGGCCAAGCCCGACCGCACCTATGTCACCGCCGCGGCCGGCGCCTCCTTCCGGCTGGCGACCGCCATCACCGGGACGCTGGGCGTCAACGCCCGGTTCGGCGAGGAGCATGTGCGCGACTATGGCGCTTTCCTCGGCCTCGGCATGAGTTTCTGA
- a CDS encoding HlyD family type I secretion periplasmic adaptor subunit has product MTSIDATIDSLATAPAKPKHHKSLPMTSLSAVGAMLPTTSVSGLLTSGFLVLAVGLGGMAGWAALAPLHSAVTASGALAPETGRKVVKNTEGGVISEILVHEGQRVKAGQTLMRLDGTEAATRLEVLTSSWLETLALEARLTAELLDDPQIEWPQELLDRRDGSRAVQNSMRNQEKLFAVRRAQLDAEEKLMQERVDSLAEEIRSLEKQRQFIARQIQLTEEDQRITQGLLERGNSTRTKLVEVQKENSSYQARSHELEGEIAQSRQMMVDAKADLVRRRSDFREKVILELEKARGDAQKLTEQIRDARNRLDNRTIKAPDDGSVVVYGHPVVGGTITANEPIVDIVPDERALLAEVKVQPKDIKSLTVDLPVKVQLTAYDSRVVGSLDGVVTYVSADRITDPVTRQDHYLARIRLNDSDPHKVHNLKIKPGMPVEARILLSARTPLDYLIQPLSHSYTNSFTQE; this is encoded by the coding sequence ATGACGTCCATCGACGCCACCATCGACTCGCTCGCCACTGCGCCGGCCAAGCCGAAGCACCACAAGTCGCTGCCGATGACCTCGCTGAGCGCGGTCGGCGCCATGCTGCCGACCACCAGCGTCAGCGGCCTGCTGACCAGCGGCTTCCTGGTCCTGGCCGTCGGGCTGGGCGGGATGGCGGGCTGGGCGGCGCTCGCCCCGCTGCACAGCGCGGTGACCGCGTCCGGCGCGCTGGCCCCGGAGACCGGCCGCAAGGTCGTGAAGAACACCGAGGGCGGTGTCATCAGCGAGATCCTGGTGCATGAGGGCCAGCGGGTGAAGGCCGGCCAGACCCTGATGCGGCTGGACGGCACCGAGGCGGCCACCCGGCTGGAGGTGCTGACCTCCTCCTGGCTGGAGACGCTGGCGCTGGAAGCCCGCCTGACCGCCGAGCTGCTGGACGACCCGCAGATCGAATGGCCGCAGGAGCTGCTGGACCGCCGCGACGGCAGCCGCGCCGTGCAGAACTCCATGCGCAACCAGGAAAAGCTCTTCGCCGTGCGCCGCGCCCAGCTCGACGCCGAGGAGAAGCTGATGCAGGAGCGCGTCGACTCGCTCGCCGAGGAGATCCGCAGCCTGGAGAAGCAGCGCCAGTTCATCGCCCGCCAGATCCAGCTCACCGAGGAGGACCAGCGCATCACCCAGGGCCTGCTGGAGCGCGGCAACTCCACCCGCACCAAGCTGGTCGAGGTGCAGAAGGAGAACTCCTCCTACCAGGCCCGCAGCCACGAGCTGGAGGGCGAGATCGCCCAGTCGCGCCAGATGATGGTCGACGCCAAGGCCGATCTGGTCCGCCGCCGCAGCGACTTCCGCGAGAAGGTCATCCTGGAGCTGGAAAAGGCCCGCGGCGACGCCCAGAAGCTGACCGAGCAGATCCGCGACGCCCGCAACCGGCTGGACAACCGCACCATCAAGGCGCCGGACGACGGCTCGGTCGTGGTCTACGGCCATCCGGTGGTCGGCGGCACCATCACCGCCAACGAGCCGATCGTCGACATCGTCCCCGACGAGCGCGCCCTGCTGGCCGAAGTGAAGGTCCAGCCCAAGGACATCAAGTCGCTGACCGTCGACCTGCCGGTGAAGGTGCAGCTCACCGCCTACGACAGCCGCGTCGTCGGCTCGCTGGACGGCGTCGTCACCTATGTCTCGGCCGACCGCATCACCGACCCGGTCACCCGCCAGGACCATTACCTCGCCCGCATCCGGCTGAACGACAGCGACCCGCACAAGGTCCACAACCTGAAGATCAAGCCCGGCATGCCGGTGGAAGCGCGCATCCTGCTGTCGGCCCGCACGCCGCTGGACTATCTGATCCAGCCGCTGTCGCACTCCTACACCAACTCCTTCACGCAGGAGTAA
- a CDS encoding peroxiredoxin produces the protein MKGRRVPSVLFRTRVRDESVGGPNPFRWQDVRSDELFAGKRVVVFSLPGAFTPTCSNEQCPAFERCYDEFRGLGVDEVYCISVNDAFVMFQWGKSLGLQKVKLIPDGSGHFTRRMGMLVNKDHLGFGYRSWRYAMVVKDGVVEAWFEEPGINDEGANGDPYGESSPETVLAYLRG, from the coding sequence ATGAAAGGACGCAGGGTTCCCTCGGTGCTGTTCAGGACGCGGGTGCGCGACGAGAGCGTCGGCGGCCCGAACCCGTTCCGCTGGCAGGACGTGCGCAGCGACGAGCTGTTCGCCGGCAAGCGCGTGGTGGTGTTCTCGCTGCCCGGCGCCTTCACGCCGACCTGCTCCAACGAGCAGTGCCCGGCCTTCGAGCGCTGCTATGACGAGTTCCGCGGCCTGGGCGTCGACGAGGTCTACTGCATCAGCGTCAACGACGCCTTCGTCATGTTCCAGTGGGGCAAGAGCCTGGGGCTGCAGAAGGTGAAGCTGATCCCCGACGGCTCCGGCCATTTCACCCGGCGCATGGGAATGCTGGTCAACAAGGACCATCTCGGCTTCGGCTACCGGAGCTGGCGTTATGCCATGGTGGTGAAGGACGGCGTGGTCGAGGCCTGGTTCGAGGAGCCCGGCATCAACGACGAGGGTGCCAACGGCGACCCCTACGGCGAATCCTCGCCCGAAACCGTGCTGGCCTACCTGCGGGGGTGA
- a CDS encoding dienelactone hydrolase family protein — translation MTEVTISAADGGQFSAYVARPARTPAAGLVVIQEIFGVNTVMRELCDDYAAQGFLAVCPDLFWRQKPGVQLTDKTQEEWNQAFAYMNGMDQDKAVEDLQATVTWLRGQGDCTGKVGSVGYCLGGRLAFMMATRSDADANVGYYGVGLGGMLGEVPRITRPLLLHIAELDKFSTPEERDQVVAGVAGNGRITAKVHPGVNHAFARPGGEHWDAATAADANTRTIDFFRTHLG, via the coding sequence ATGACCGAGGTTACCATCAGCGCTGCCGACGGCGGTCAGTTCTCCGCCTATGTCGCCCGCCCGGCCAGGACCCCGGCCGCCGGCCTGGTCGTCATCCAGGAGATCTTCGGCGTCAACACGGTGATGCGGGAGCTGTGCGACGACTATGCGGCGCAGGGCTTCCTGGCGGTCTGCCCGGACCTGTTCTGGCGGCAGAAGCCCGGCGTCCAGCTGACCGACAAGACGCAGGAGGAATGGAACCAGGCCTTCGCCTACATGAACGGCATGGACCAGGACAAGGCGGTGGAGGACCTGCAGGCCACCGTGACCTGGCTGCGCGGCCAGGGCGACTGCACCGGCAAGGTCGGCAGCGTCGGTTACTGCCTGGGCGGCCGGCTGGCCTTCATGATGGCGACGCGCAGCGACGCCGATGCCAACGTCGGCTATTACGGGGTCGGGCTGGGCGGCATGCTGGGCGAGGTGCCCCGTATCACCCGGCCGCTGCTGCTGCACATCGCCGAGCTCGACAAGTTCTCGACGCCGGAGGAGCGCGACCAGGTGGTCGCCGGGGTCGCCGGCAACGGCCGGATCACCGCCAAGGTCCATCCCGGCGTCAACCACGCCTTCGCCCGGCCGGGCGGCGAGCATTGGGACGCCGCGACGGCGGCCGACGCCAACACGCGGACGATCGACTTCTTCCGCACCCATCTGGGCTGA
- a CDS encoding ABC transporter transmembrane domain-containing protein, translating to MLAMPLYSLQVFTRAIPSGNYDTLVMLTLIVVMALSLSAALEIVRSRVLARAGNALEVAWRRRLTADALDSAGRGRADMSALSDLMEVKGAFGRPTLPALMDLPWTPLYILGIYVIHPMLAFLLVVSIVIMTIMGFIAHVAVRDFAEEGKLPASRGQRLFDALLANCGTVRGLRMGGTALDNATRDLLTSSAIQGRAQERSAAIAAVTKWVRMVLQVAVTGVGAWLVIEQHLSFGGMIATSMLLGRGLAPIEQTAGAWGAIVRSAQAARRLVPLLKRLSREPARPAIPVEAERLTVENLLFISPATRSRSCAASRWRSIPARPSASPAPTAPASRSWPACWPAWRCPPPARSGWAVWPSPR from the coding sequence ATGCTGGCGATGCCGCTCTATTCGCTGCAGGTGTTCACCCGCGCCATTCCGTCGGGGAACTATGACACGCTGGTGATGCTGACGCTGATCGTCGTGATGGCGCTGTCGCTCAGCGCGGCTCTCGAGATCGTCCGCTCGCGCGTCCTGGCCCGCGCCGGAAATGCGCTGGAGGTGGCGTGGCGCCGCCGCCTGACGGCCGATGCGCTGGACAGCGCCGGCCGCGGACGGGCCGACATGTCGGCGCTGTCCGACCTGATGGAGGTGAAGGGCGCCTTCGGCCGTCCGACGCTGCCCGCCCTGATGGACCTGCCCTGGACGCCGCTCTACATCCTCGGCATCTACGTCATCCACCCGATGCTGGCCTTCCTGCTGGTCGTGTCGATCGTCATCATGACGATCATGGGCTTCATCGCCCACGTCGCGGTGCGTGACTTCGCGGAGGAGGGCAAGCTGCCGGCCTCGCGCGGCCAGCGCCTGTTCGACGCGCTGCTGGCCAACTGCGGCACCGTCCGCGGCCTGCGCATGGGCGGCACGGCGCTCGACAACGCCACCCGCGACCTGCTGACCTCCAGCGCCATCCAGGGCCGCGCCCAGGAGCGCTCGGCCGCCATCGCCGCGGTGACCAAGTGGGTCCGCATGGTCCTGCAGGTCGCGGTGACCGGCGTCGGCGCCTGGCTCGTCATCGAACAGCACCTGTCCTTCGGCGGCATGATCGCCACCTCGATGCTGCTGGGCCGCGGCCTCGCCCCGATCGAGCAGACCGCCGGCGCCTGGGGCGCCATCGTCCGCTCCGCCCAGGCCGCCCGCCGTCTGGTGCCGCTGCTGAAGCGCCTGTCGCGCGAGCCCGCCCGCCCCGCCATCCCGGTGGAGGCCGAGCGCCTGACCGTCGAGAACCTGCTGTTCATCTCCCCCGCGACCAGAAGCCGATCCTGCGCAGCGTCTCGCTGGCGATCGATCCCGGCCAGACCATCTGCATCGCCGGCCCCAACCGCTCCGGCAAGTCGGTCCTGGCCCGCGTGCTGGCCGGCGTGGCGCTGCCCTCCGCCGGCACGGTCCGGCTGGGCGGTCTGGCCGTCGCCTCGCTGA
- the kdsA gene encoding 3-deoxy-8-phosphooctulonate synthase, with product MTSPRTVQIGPLSIANDRPFTLIAGPCQMESRDHALETAAALAEMTGALGIGLIYKTSFDKANRTSITTARGLGMDKALPIFAEVRERFGCPVITDVHEPDQCAPVAEAVDVLQIPAFLCRQTDLLIAAAKTGRAVNVKKGQFLAPWDMKNVAAKLVASGNDRVLLCERGVSFGYNTLVSDMRALPIMAETGFPVVFDATHSVQQPGGQGTTSGGQREFVPVLARAAIAVGVAAVFMETHENPDCAPSDGPNMVPLKDMPALLAKLQAFDRLAKGY from the coding sequence ATGACCAGCCCCCGTACCGTCCAGATCGGCCCCCTGTCGATCGCCAACGACCGCCCCTTCACGCTGATCGCCGGCCCCTGCCAGATGGAGAGCCGCGACCACGCGCTGGAGACGGCGGCGGCGCTCGCCGAAATGACCGGCGCGCTGGGGATCGGGCTGATCTACAAGACCTCCTTCGACAAGGCCAACCGCACCTCCATCACCACCGCCCGCGGGCTGGGCATGGACAAGGCGCTGCCGATCTTCGCCGAGGTGCGCGAGCGGTTCGGCTGCCCGGTCATCACCGACGTGCATGAGCCCGACCAGTGCGCCCCGGTGGCAGAGGCGGTGGACGTGCTGCAGATCCCCGCCTTCCTCTGCCGCCAGACCGACCTGCTGATCGCCGCGGCGAAGACCGGTCGGGCGGTGAACGTGAAGAAGGGCCAGTTCCTGGCGCCCTGGGACATGAAGAACGTCGCGGCCAAGCTGGTCGCCTCGGGCAACGACCGCGTGCTGCTGTGCGAGCGCGGCGTCAGCTTCGGCTACAACACGCTGGTGTCGGACATGCGGGCCCTGCCGATCATGGCGGAGACCGGCTTCCCGGTGGTGTTCGACGCCACCCACTCGGTCCAGCAGCCGGGCGGGCAGGGCACAACCTCGGGCGGTCAGCGCGAGTTCGTGCCCGTCCTGGCACGCGCCGCCATCGCGGTGGGCGTGGCCGCGGTGTTCATGGAAACCCACGAGAACCCGGACTGCGCCCCCAGCGACGGACCGAACATGGTCCCGCTGAAGGACATGCCGGCCCTGCTGGCCAAGCTGCAGGCCTTCGACCGGCTGGCGAAGGGATACTGA
- a CDS encoding response regulator: protein MSATIRPRSIMLQADDTTQSSSAAARRGWIPIPSRSRTPGRSRPLRLLVVEDEAISAEAIRLAVCDLGHVVCGTAATEEEAVAIASRDRPDLALMDVRLAGGDGIEAARRLNLRYGIRSIFLSGYADHGIMARITETYPLGIVHKPFSPSQLKTALDLAARRLR from the coding sequence ATGTCCGCAACAATCCGTCCCCGGTCGATCATGCTCCAGGCCGACGACACGACCCAGTCCTCCTCCGCCGCGGCGCGGCGCGGATGGATTCCGATTCCCTCGCGCAGCCGGACGCCCGGCCGGTCGCGGCCGCTGCGGCTGCTGGTCGTGGAGGATGAAGCGATCTCGGCGGAGGCGATCCGCCTCGCGGTCTGCGACCTCGGCCATGTGGTGTGCGGCACCGCCGCCACGGAGGAGGAGGCCGTCGCCATCGCCTCGCGCGACCGGCCGGACCTCGCCCTGATGGACGTCCGGCTGGCCGGCGGCGACGGGATCGAGGCGGCGCGCCGGCTGAACCTGCGCTACGGCATCCGTTCGATCTTCCTGTCCGGCTATGCCGACCACGGGATCATGGCGCGCATCACCGAGACCTATCCGCTGGGCATCGTCCACAAGCCCTTCTCGCCGAGCCAGCTCAAGACCGCGCTGGACCTCGCCGCCCGCCGGCTGCGCTGA
- a CDS encoding CTP synthase — protein MTRYIFITGGVVSSLGKGLASAALGALLQARGYKVRLRKLDPYLNVDPGTMSPYQHGEVYVTDDGAETDLDLGHYERFTGVAARKGDNITTGRIYSNVIAKERRGDYLGATVQVIPHVTDQIKEFIRDGVTDEDFILIEIGGTVGDIESLPFLEAIRQFGNEVGQENALFVHLTLLPYIPTAGELKTKPTQHSVKELLSVGIQANILLCRADRPIPENERKKIALFCNIRPERVIAALDVDTIYEVPVSYHEEGFDTQVLEYFGLPTDKGPDLSRWTTIVDRVRKPQGEVTIAVVGKYTSLLDSYKSLAEALAHGGIANNVRVKLDWIDSEIFEDDAAAVQRLENVHGILVPGGFGSRGTEGKIRAARFARERKVPYFGICFGMQMAVIEAARNMAKIVDAGSTELGKPGNPVVGLMTEWMRGNQLEKRAESGDLGGTMRLGAYPAKLLPDSKVAGIYGTTDISERHRHRYEVNAYYRERLESCGMLFSGLSPDGELPEIVEIPDHPWFIGVQFHPELKSKPFDPHPLFTSFIKAAIEQSRLV, from the coding sequence ATGACTCGCTACATCTTCATCACCGGTGGCGTCGTTTCCTCGCTGGGCAAGGGCCTGGCCTCGGCGGCGCTTGGGGCGCTTCTCCAGGCACGCGGCTACAAGGTGCGGCTGCGCAAGCTGGATCCCTATCTGAACGTCGATCCCGGCACGATGAGCCCCTACCAGCACGGCGAGGTCTATGTGACCGACGACGGGGCGGAGACCGACCTGGATCTGGGCCATTACGAGCGGTTCACCGGCGTGGCCGCGCGCAAGGGCGACAACATCACCACGGGCCGCATCTACTCCAACGTGATCGCCAAGGAGCGGCGCGGCGACTATCTGGGCGCCACCGTCCAGGTGATCCCGCACGTCACCGACCAGATCAAGGAGTTCATCCGCGACGGCGTCACGGATGAGGACTTCATCCTGATCGAGATCGGCGGCACGGTCGGCGACATCGAGTCGCTGCCCTTCCTGGAGGCGATCCGCCAGTTCGGCAACGAGGTCGGGCAGGAGAACGCGCTGTTCGTCCACCTGACGCTGCTGCCCTACATCCCGACCGCCGGCGAGCTGAAGACCAAGCCGACCCAGCATTCGGTGAAGGAGCTGCTGAGCGTCGGCATCCAGGCCAACATCCTGCTGTGCCGCGCCGACCGCCCGATCCCGGAGAACGAGCGCAAGAAGATCGCGCTGTTCTGCAACATCCGGCCGGAGCGGGTCATCGCGGCGCTGGACGTCGACACCATCTACGAGGTGCCGGTCAGCTACCACGAGGAAGGCTTCGACACCCAGGTGCTGGAGTATTTCGGCCTGCCGACCGACAAGGGGCCGGACCTGTCGCGCTGGACCACCATCGTCGACCGCGTGCGCAAGCCGCAGGGCGAGGTGACCATCGCGGTGGTCGGCAAGTACACCAGCCTGCTCGACAGCTACAAGTCGCTGGCCGAGGCGCTGGCCCACGGCGGCATCGCCAACAACGTCCGCGTCAAGCTCGACTGGATCGACTCGGAGATCTTCGAGGACGACGCGGCGGCCGTGCAGCGGCTGGAGAACGTCCACGGCATCCTGGTGCCGGGCGGCTTCGGCTCGCGCGGGACGGAAGGCAAGATCCGCGCCGCCCGCTTCGCCCGCGAGCGCAAGGTGCCCTATTTCGGCATCTGCTTCGGCATGCAGATGGCGGTGATCGAGGCCGCCCGCAACATGGCGAAGATCGTCGACGCCGGCTCCACCGAGCTCGGCAAGCCGGGCAACCCGGTGGTCGGGCTGATGACCGAGTGGATGCGCGGCAACCAGCTGGAGAAGCGGGCCGAGTCGGGCGACCTCGGCGGCACCATGCGGCTGGGCGCCTATCCGGCCAAGCTGCTGCCGGACAGCAAGGTGGCGGGCATCTACGGCACCACCGACATCTCCGAGCGCCATCGCCACCGGTACGAGGTGAACGCCTATTACCGCGAGCGGCTGGAGTCCTGCGGCATGCTGTTCTCCGGCCTGTCGCCGGACGGGGAGCTGCCGGAGATCGTCGAGATTCCGGACCATCCCTGGTTCATCGGCGTCCAGTTCCACCCGGAGCTGAAGTCCAAGCCCTTCGACCCGCACCCGCTCTTCACCTCCTTCATCAAGGCGGCGATCGAGCAGAGCCGGCTGGTCTGA
- the ltrA gene encoding group II intron reverse transcriptase/maturase encodes MDGLDIDQTAALLKSRWPAIRDSLREGTYRPQPVRRVMIPKPGGGERALGIPPVTDRLIQQAMLQVLQPILDPGFSDHSYGFRPGRSAHDAVLAAQSFVQSGRRIVVDVDLEKFFDRIDHDLPIDRLSKRVPDPAIIRLVRAYLDAGVMEDDGAVARRRTGSPQGGPLSPLLANLILDEVDKELERRGHAFCRYADDCNVHVRSRRAGERVMALLRRLHGRLHLTVNEAKSAVAPVFGRKFLGYAFWAGPKGEVRRRVADKAITAFKDHIRDLTPRLTGRSMAAVVARLRDFLLGWKAYFRLAQTPKVRRTLDEWIRHRLRAIQLKQWKRGKTIFRELTARGAKPAVAQQIAANGRRWWGNSGKLLNAVLTIKRADQLGLPRLA; translated from the coding sequence GTGGACGGCCTGGACATCGACCAGACCGCCGCACTGCTGAAGAGCCGCTGGCCGGCGATCCGCGACAGCCTGCGGGAGGGGACGTACCGGCCGCAGCCGGTGCGTCGCGTGATGATCCCGAAACCTGGGGGTGGCGAGCGCGCACTCGGCATTCCCCCGGTGACGGACCGCCTGATCCAACAGGCGATGCTGCAAGTTCTCCAGCCGATCCTCGATCCCGGCTTCAGCGACCACAGTTACGGCTTCCGTCCCGGCCGGAGTGCGCACGACGCCGTCCTTGCGGCGCAAAGCTTCGTGCAGTCCGGCCGGCGGATCGTCGTGGATGTGGACCTGGAGAAGTTCTTCGACCGGATCGACCATGACCTTCCGATCGACCGTCTGTCCAAGAGGGTCCCGGACCCGGCCATCATCCGGCTGGTGCGGGCCTACCTGGATGCCGGCGTCATGGAGGACGATGGGGCGGTCGCACGGCGTCGGACGGGCTCCCCGCAAGGGGGACCGCTGTCGCCGCTGCTGGCCAATCTGATCCTGGACGAGGTGGACAAGGAACTGGAACGCCGGGGCCATGCCTTCTGCCGCTACGCCGACGACTGCAACGTCCATGTGCGGTCGCGTCGGGCGGGAGAGCGGGTGATGGCCCTGCTGCGGCGCCTCCATGGCCGGTTGCACCTGACGGTGAACGAAGCCAAGAGCGCCGTGGCCCCCGTCTTCGGCCGCAAATTCCTCGGCTATGCCTTCTGGGCCGGACCGAAGGGAGAGGTCAGGCGGAGGGTCGCCGACAAGGCGATCACGGCGTTCAAGGACCACATCCGCGACCTGACGCCCCGGCTGACGGGACGGTCGATGGCCGCGGTGGTGGCGAGGCTGCGCGATTTCCTGCTGGGCTGGAAAGCCTACTTCCGACTGGCGCAAACTCCAAAGGTCCGGCGAACGCTGGACGAATGGATACGCCACCGGCTGCGGGCCATTCAGCTCAAGCAGTGGAAGCGGGGGAAGACCATCTTCCGGGAACTGACGGCCAGAGGGGCCAAGCCCGCCGTCGCCCAACAAATCGCGGCCAATGGCCGACGCTGGTGGGGCAACAGCGGCAAGCTTCTCAATGCAGTCCTCACGATCAAACGGGCAGACCAACTCGGACTGCCCAGGCTCGCATGA